The segment GGAACGGCCTTCTTTCTCCTGCTCGGCCTCGGGAATGCGTTCAACCACTCCGGCTGCCAACAGCTCGCGGTAGATACTCAGGGCCTTCTTCATGAGCTGCAGTTGCGCGGGCCGTGCCTCGTGGTTTTCGGTGAGCAGACGGCGGGCAGCGGCAAACGGGTCGCCGGGGCGCTCCATCAAGTTGAGCAGCATTGCATGCGTCACGGTGAAACTCGAGGTCAACGGGTCCGGCACGGACTCCACCAAACGGGTAAAGGTGGGCTGCCCCCACGAGACGAAGCCTTCCGGCGGCTTCTTGCGCACGACTTGCCGCAGTTTCTTCTGGTCGTCGCCGAACTTCGCGGTGGCCTTAGCCATCGCCTTCGCGTTCTCCACCACGTGTTCAGGAGCCTGCACCACAACTGTTCCGGCAGTGTCATAGCCCGCGCGGCCCGCGCGGCCCGCGATCTGGTGGAATTCCCGGGAGTTCAGCAGGCGGGTGCGGACGCCGTCGTACTTGCTGAGCGCCGTCAGGAGGACTGTACGGATGGGAACGTTGATCCCGACGCCCAGCGTGTCGGTGCCGCAGATGACCTTCAAGAGTCCTGCTTGTGCCAATTGCTCCACGAGGCGGCGATACTTGGGCAGCATGCCCGCGTGATGGACGCCGATGCCGTGGCGGACCAGCCGGTTCAGGGTCTTGCCGAAGCCGGCGGCAAACCGGAAACCGGCAATCAGCTCGGCAATCTTGTCCTTCTCATCGCGCGTGCACATGTTGACGCTCATGAGGTTCTGGGCCCGTTCGATGGCCTCGACCTGGCTGAAATGCACCACGTACACGGGAACCTGCTTGGTGCTCAGCAGTTCCTCGAGGGTTTCGTGGACCGGCGTTTCCTGGAAGTAGTAGTGCAGCGGGATGGGCCGTTCGGCCGAACTGACGGTGGTGGTGGACCGTCCGGTGAGTTCGCTCAGGCCGGTCTCGAAGTGGCTGACGTCTCCCAGGGTGGCAGACATGAGCAGGAACTGGGCCTGGGGGAGTTCCAGGAGCGGCACCTGCCACGCCCAACCGCGCTGGGGATCGGAGTAGAAGTGGAATTCGTCCATGATGACCGTGCCAAGCTCGGCTTCCTTGCCTTCTCGCAGGGCGATATTGGCGAGGATTTCGGCGGTGCAGCAAATGATCGGGGCATCCTGGTTGACCCCGGAATCACCGGTGATCATGCCAACATTTTCGGCTCCGAAGATGTCGCAGAGGGCGAAGAACTTCTCGGAGACCAAGGCCTTGATGGGGGCGGTGTAGTAGCTGCGCAAGCCGCGGGACATCGCCTCGAAGTGTGCGGCGATCGCCACAAGGGACTTTCCGGAACCGGTGGGGGTTGCCAGGATGACGTTGGAGCCGGACGCGAGTTCCATGATGGCCTCGTCCTGGGCAGGGTAGAGCTGAAGCCCGCGGCTCTCCGTCCATTCGACGAAGCGTGTGTAGATTTCATCCGGGTCAACGCGTCCGCCGCCCGATCCGGCGTTGGATGTTACCGGGAGCTGCTCAAGAAGTTTCATTGCCTTCCAGCTTAGTGTGGGTGGAGCAGACCACGGAGACCGACGATGGAGGATGCAGTGAAGTGGGATCCAGCCAAGTACGTCGAGTTCGGCAATCACCGCGACCGGCCGTTCTTTGACCTGACCTCGAGGATTCTGGCGGAGGACCCTCGGCGCGTCGTGGATCTGGGCTGCGGTCCGGGGAACTTGACGGCGACCCTCGCGACGCGATGGCCCGGTGCCGCCGTCGTCGGGCTCGACTCCTCAGCCGAAATGCTGGCCAAAGCCCAACTCCTCGCTGCCGCGCAACCGGGTCTTTCGTTCGTCCACACGGACATTGCCGGGTGGACACCGGAAGCGGACACCGACGTCGTGGTCAGCAACGCAGCGCTGCAATGGGTTCCGGGCCACTTGACGATGCTCGCCGCGTGGCTCGAAGCGCTGAAACCGGGCGCATGGTTTGCGCTCCAGGTCCCCGGAAACTTCGTTGCGCCTTCCCACGTGCTCATGCGCGAGCTGGCCGGTACGGCGGAATGGTCCGGAAGGCTGTCCGGTGTGCTCCGCCATGACGACGCTGTCGGGGAACCGGCCGACTACCTGCGGATCATGCTCGACGCCGGATGCGACGCCGACGCGTGGGAAACCACCTACCAGCAACTTCTGCCGGGAGCCGATCCTGTGCTGGAGTGGGTGCGGGGGACCGGCCTGCGTCCCGTGCTCGCCGCGCTCCCCGAAGACGAAGCGCGCGCCTTCGAAAACCAATACGCAGCCGCGCTCCGCGAGGCCTATCCACGGGACCGGCACGGGACCGTTTTTGCCTTCCGTCGGATTTTTGCGGTGGGACAAAAGCGGGGCTGAGCGGGCCCAAGTCCACAGGACCCCGGAAGTGCCGCCATTACAAGGTTTCGCACTGTGATCTGAACTACAATGGCAACGCGATCGCGGGGCGGCATTGTGGAATCCGCTGCTCCGGAGGCCAACGATTGGAGGCAGTGTGCTGGCATCCTTGTTGTTGCAGCGCCTCGCCCCCTTCAAGGCACACGTGCTGGCCATCGTTCTCCTGCAGCTTGTCCAGACCGGCGCCACACTCCTCCTGCCCACCTTCAACGCCAAGATCGTCGACGACGGCCTTGTCGCCGGGAACAGCGAAGTGATCCTGCGTCTGGGCGCCTGGATGCTGGTTCTCACGGTCATCCAGGTGCTTGCCGCGGTGCTGGCCGGCTACCTAGGAGCGATTGTCGCCATGAAGATCGGCCGAGGGCTGCGGCAGGAACTCTTCGACAAGATTCATTCCCTGCCGGACCAGGACGTCGCAGCCTTCGGACCGGCCAGCCTCGTGGTCAGGACCACCAATGACGTCCTGCAACTGCAGAACATCACGGTCCTCGTTTTCAGCATGCTCGTGGCAGCGCCCGTCATGGGCATCGGCGGCGTGATCCTGGCAGTCGAACAGGACGTGGCCTTGTCCTGGATCGTTTTCGCCATCGTTCCCGTGCTGCTGGTCATCATGCTGCTGATTGTCCGCAAGCTCGTCCCGCTGTACCGCGAAGGCCAAGGCTTGGTGGACCGGATCAACGGCGTGCTCCGCGAGCAGATCCTGGGGACCGCGATCATCCGGGCCTTTGTCCGCCAGCCGTTTGAGATGAAACGGTTCGAGGCCGCCAACGACGCACTGACAAAGAACAACCTCCGTTCTGCCCGGATCGTCGCGGCCATGCTTCCGCTCGTCATGACCGTGGTCAACCTCTCTTCCGCGGGCGTGGTCTGGCTCGGCGGCCACCGCATCATCGCCGGAGACATGCAGCTGGGTGCGCTTACTGCATTCATCGCCTACATCATGCAGATCCTCCTCGCGATCATGATGGCAATGTACGTGTTAAGCACGGCGCCCCGGGCGGCTGTCAGCGCTGAACGCGTCACCGAAGTGCTCAATACGGACTCTGAAAAGGTCCTGCCTGGAAACACTGCCGGCGAAATGGTGGCCCGTCCTTCGGCGGAAGGCCTGCGCTTCGACAATGTCGTTTTCGCTTACCCGGGAGCCGAAACCCCCGTTGTGGAAAGCATCACCTTCCACGCGGCTCCGGGAACCACGACGGCGGTCATCGGCTCCACGGGAAGCGGCAAGTCGACCATCGTGAGCCTTGTGCCGAGACTGCTTGAGGCGAGCGGCGGAACCATCTCGCTCAATGGCCGGGACATCGCCACCGTTCCCCTCGGCGCCTTGCGCAACCAGCTCGGCGTCGTGCCCCAGGAGACCTGGCTGTTCCGCGGAACCATCGCCGAGAACCTGCGGATTTCACTGCCGTCCGCGACAGATTCGCAATTGTGGCATGCCCTTGAGACGGCCCAGGCCGCGGATTTCGTGAACGAGTTGCCGCAAGGACTGGAAACCACGTTGTCCCAAGGGGGCGCCGGTCTCTCGGGCGGTCAGCGACAGCGCTTATGCATAGCCCGTGCAATCCTGCGCCCTGCATCTGTCTACCTCTTTGACGACAGCTTCTCGGCGCTGGACACAGTGACGGAAGCAAAGCTCCGCGCCGCGCTTGAACCGGAACTCCGCGGGGCAACCGTCATCATCGTCGCCCAGCGCGTCAACTCCGTGGTGTCGGCGGACCAGATCCTGCTCATCGATGACGGCCGCCTGGTGGCAAAAGGAACTCATGACGAACTTCTTGAGTCCTCGGCGACCTACCGGGAAATCGTGGCGTCCCAGCTGGAAACGGAAGAAGCCGCATGAGCAGCGAAGACGGGCACCTCGCCGTCACAGCGAAACCATCGCGGTCGCTCCTCCGCCTGGTGGGCTTGATGAAGCCCGCCCGGGGCATCATGACCGCGGCGATCCTGTGCATCTGCGGCTTTGTCACGCTCAATGTCGCCGCCCCCAAAATACTTGGCGACGCCACCGACGTCATCGCGGCCGCCGTATTTGGCGCGCAATTCGACGCCGGGCGCTTTGTCTTCCTGCTGCTCGTGGCCGCAGGCATGTATTGCGTCACCTCGCTGCTCAGCTGGGCGCAGGGCCGCCTCAACGCCCTCGCCGTGCAGCGGCTCGCATACGACCTCCGGGAAGCCGTGGAAGCGAAACTGCACCGGCTTCCGCTGGCCTACTACGACGGCCGCACCCGGGGCGACGTCCTGAGCCGGGCCACGAACGATCTCGACAACGTGTCGCAGACGCTCAACCAGCTCCTGTCCCAGCTCCTGACCTCAACGCTGATGGTCATCGGCTCCCTCGCGATGATGCTGCTGCTTTCGCCGCTCCTCGCCGTCGTGTCCCTACTGGCTGTTCCCCTATCGGCCTTGGCGTCGATAGTCGTGACCCGACGCTCGCAGAAATACTTCGTCGGGCAGTGGGAAGCCACAGGGGACGTGAACTCCCTCGTGGAGGAGACAGCTACCGGTCATGAGACCATCAAGCTTTTCAACGCCCAGTCGTCGATGGCGGTCCGCTTCGCTGACCACAACGACGGCCTGTACGCCGCCAGTTCCAAGGCACAGTTCGCTTCAGGGTTGCTTGTACCCCTCATGGCTTTCGTGTCGAACGCCAGCTACGTGGGGGTTGCGATTGTTGGTGCACTCCAGTTCCTCGCCGGGGCGATGAGTATCGGCGGCATCCAAGCGTTCATCCAATTCAACCGGCTCTTCAGCCAGCCGCTGGGCCAGATCGGCGGAATGGCCCAGGTCTTGCAGTCCTGCGCAGTTTCCGCCAGCAGGGTCTTCGAGCTGTTGGACGCCGCCGAATTAACAGGAGAGCCGTCGGAACAGGGCTCTGGCGCGCGCGCCGACGGTTCAAGCTTTGATGCCCCTGCGGGGAGAGTTGCCTTCGAACGCATCTCCTTCAGCTACCGGCCGGATGCCCCCCTGATCGAGGACCTGTCCTTCCACGTGGAACCGGGACAGACAGTGGCCATTGTCGGGCACACCGGAGCGGGGAAGACCACCCTGATCAGCCTCCTCATGCGTTTCCATGAACTCGGCTCCGGAAGGATCACGATCGACGGCGTGGACATCGCCGGCATGGGACGTGACGCACTCCGCCGGAATTTCGGCGTCGTCCTCCAGGATCCGTGGATTTTCACGGGCACCATCCGGGAGAACATCGAGTATGGACTTCCGGGCGCCAGCGAGGCAGACATCGTGGCCGCAGCCGAGGCGAGCCATGTTGACCACTTCGTCCGCTCGCTGCCCAACGGATACTCAACCATGCTCAGCAACGGAGGCGAACCCCTCAGCCAGGGCCAGAGGCAATTGCTGAGCATCGCACGCGCACGGCTCTCGGGCCGCCCCATTCTGATCCTGGACGAGGCGACAAGTTCGGTGGACACCCGCACGGAAGTCCTCATCCGCCAAGCAATGCACAGGCTGCGGAGCAACAAGACGTCATTCGTCATTGCACACCGCTTGTCCACTATCCGCGACGCTGATCTAATTCTCGTCATGGACCACGGACGGATCGTTGAACACGGCACCCATCATTCGCTGTTGCAGCTTGGCGGGCACTATGCGCGGTTGCACGAAGCACAGTTTGCCGCCGGAGGTGGCGAACTCGCTGCGATGCCGGTGAAGTCAGCGAAGCACCGCGCCGAGCAAGGGGAGAGGGAAGCAAATGAGCCCGCTTGAGTTTCCGGGTTCGTGGCGTCCCAATCAGTCCAGCACCGTCGCCCTGTACGAACAGCTTCGGCTCCGCATCATCGAGTTGGCCGACGGCGGCACGCTGGCTGTCGGTAGCAAACTTCCCGCGGTGCGCACCTTGGCCGAAAAGTTGGATGTCGCCCCCCACACGGTGGCCCGGGCCTACAAGGAACTCGAAGCTGCCGGGGTAGTGGCCACCCGCGGCCGCAATGGAACGGTCGTGTGCGCCCGGGATGACCGCTGGAGCGCATTGGCAGCTGTGGCTGCGAGCTACTCGGCGGCGGCCAAAGCGCAGGGTGCCAGTTTCGCGGAGGCTGTGCAGCTTCTTGCAGCGGCCTACGACGCCGATTGATACCCGTCGGTAGGCTGCGGGAAGCCACATGGAAATTCGAAGAAGTTTTCGATTAGCATTAGTGGGTGCCTAAAGCCGTAGCTGAAGTCCCCGCCGTCGAATCCTTCGCAAGCGTTTCCGCTAATCAACCTGCCACGCCCGTAAGACATGACCTGTCCCGGCTCGTGGTCAAGGGAGCGCGTGAACACAACCTGCGCAACGTCGATCTCGACCTTCCCCGTGACGCCATGATCGTTTTCACGGGCTTGTCAGGATCAGGTAAGTCGTCCTTGGCCTTCGACACCATCTTCGCCGAGGGCCAGCGCCGGTACGTGGAATCATTGTCGGCCTACGCCCGCCAGTTCCTGGGCCAAGTGGACAAACCGGACGTGGATTTCATCGAGGGCCTTTCCCCGGCGGTCTCGATCGACCAGAAGTCGACGAGCAAGAACCCTCGTTCCACCGTGGGCACCATCACCGAGATCTACGACTACATGCGCCTTCTCTGGGCACGTGTCGGCCGGCCGCATTGCCCGGTGTGCCACGAACCGATCACGCGCCAGACGCCGCAGCAGATCGTTGACCAGTTGCTGGAACTCGAATCCGGCACGCGCTTCCAGATTCTTGCCCCGGTGGTCCGCGGACGCAAGGGCGAATTCGTCGAGCTCTTCAAAGAGCTCACCGCCAAGGGATACTCACGCGCCCGGGTGGACGGAGATCTCGTCCAGCTGAGCGATCCGCCCAAGCTCGGCAAGCAATTCAAGCACTCCATTGAAGTGGTCGTGGACCGGCTGGTGGTCAAGGAAGGGATCAGCCAACGGCTGACCGACTCGATCGAAACCGCGCTCGGACTTGCGGAAGGCCGCGTACTGGTCGAGTTCGTGGATCTCGACGCTGAAGACCCCGCACGGATCCGGGCCTTCTCCGAAAACCTTGCGTGCCCCAATGAGCACCCGCTGGCCATCGACGAAATCGAGCCTCGCTCCTTCTCGTTCAACAACCCCTTCGGCGCATGTGCGGCCTGCAGCGGTATCGGCACCAAGCTCGAAGTCGATGAAGAATTGGTCGTCCCCAACCCGGAACTTTCCCTGAACCAGGGGGCCATCGCGCCTTGGTCGCTGGGTACTGCCACCACGGAGTACTGGAACCGGCTCCTGGATGGCCTTGCCTTGGAGCTCGACTTCTCCATGGACACCGCTTGGGAGAAGCTGCCGCAGGAAGTGCGGCAGACCGTGCTGTACGGCAAGGACCACAAGGTCGTCGTCCAGTACCGCAACAGGTTCGGCCGGGAGCGCAAGTACAGCACCGGCTTCGAAGGCGCCATCCAGTACGTCCACCGCAAGCACGGCGAAACGGACTCCGACTGGGCACGCGACCGCTACGAAGAGTACATGCGCCAGGTTCCTTGCCCCGCATGCAACGGTGCCCGGCTTAACCCGGCGTCGCTTTCCGTGTTGATCAACGGCAAGTCCATCGCTGAGGTGGCGGCCCTTCCGATGCGTGACTGCGCCGATTTCCTCGGCAGCCTTACGCTCACCGACCGCGAGGCCCAGATCGCCCACCAGGTTCTCAAGGAGATCCAGGCGCGCCTGACGTTCCTGCTCGATGTGGGGCTCGAATACCTGAATCTCGAGCGGCCGTCCGGGACCTTGTCCGGCGGTGAAGCCCAGCGCATCCGGCTTGCCACGCAGATCGGCTCCGGCTTGGTCGGTGTCCTGTATGTCCTGGACGAACCGTCCATCGGGCTGCACCAAAAGGACAACCGCCGCCTCATCGAAACGCTCACCCGGTTGCGCGACCTCGGCAACACGCTGATTGTCGTCGAACACGACGAAGACACCATTCAGGAGGCCGACTGGGTAGTGGACATCGGACCTGGCGCCGGCGAGCACGGTGGCCAGGTGGTTCATTCCGGTTCCTATAAGGAACTCCTGGAAAACACGAACTCGCTGACCGGCGACTACTTGTCCGGGCGACGCAAGATCGACATCCCGGCCAAGCGGCGCAAGTATGACAAGAAGCGCGAGCTCAAGGTCATTGGCGCACGCGAAAACAACCTGAATAACGTTGACGCCACCTTCCCGCTGGGCCTCTTCACAGCTGTCACGGGCGTCAGTGGTTCAGGAAAGTCCACCCTGGTGAACGAGATCCTTTACAAGGTTCTCGCCAACAAGCTCAACGGTGCAAAGCAGGTCGCCGGGCGGCATCGTTCCGTGGCAGGCCTTGAGCACCTCGACAAGGTGGTCCACGTGGACCAGAGCCCTATCGGGCGGACCCCGCGTTCCAACCCCGCCACCTACACCGGCGTCTTCGACAACATCCGGAAGCTTTTCGCGGAAACCACTGAAGCCAAGGTCCGCGGATACCAGCCTGGCCGCTTTTCCTTCAACGTCAAGGGCGGCCGCTGTGAGGCGTGCTCCGGCGACGGAACCCTGAAGATCGAGATGAACTTCCTGCCGGACGTCTATGTTCCGTGCGAGGTGTGCCATGGCGCCCGGTACAACCGGGAGACCCTGGAGGTCCATTACAAGGGCAAGACCATCGCAGACGTCCTCAACATGCCCATCGAGGAAGGTGCCGAGTTCTTTGCCGCTTTCACCCCCATCGCCCGGCATTTGAACACCCTCGTCGACGTCGGTCTCGGCTATGTCCGGCTCGGGCAGCCCGCCACCACGCTTTCCGGTGGCGAGGCGCAGCGCGTGAAGCTGGCCTCGGAACTGCAGAAGCGTTCGAATGGCCGGAGCGTCTATGTCT is part of the Arthrobacter ramosus genome and harbors:
- a CDS encoding DEAD/DEAH box helicase; amino-acid sequence: MKLLEQLPVTSNAGSGGGRVDPDEIYTRFVEWTESRGLQLYPAQDEAIMELASGSNVILATPTGSGKSLVAIAAHFEAMSRGLRSYYTAPIKALVSEKFFALCDIFGAENVGMITGDSGVNQDAPIICCTAEILANIALREGKEAELGTVIMDEFHFYSDPQRGWAWQVPLLELPQAQFLLMSATLGDVSHFETGLSELTGRSTTTVSSAERPIPLHYYFQETPVHETLEELLSTKQVPVYVVHFSQVEAIERAQNLMSVNMCTRDEKDKIAELIAGFRFAAGFGKTLNRLVRHGIGVHHAGMLPKYRRLVEQLAQAGLLKVICGTDTLGVGINVPIRTVLLTALSKYDGVRTRLLNSREFHQIAGRAGRAGYDTAGTVVVQAPEHVVENAKAMAKATAKFGDDQKKLRQVVRKKPPEGFVSWGQPTFTRLVESVPDPLTSSFTVTHAMLLNLMERPGDPFAAARRLLTENHEARPAQLQLMKKALSIYRELLAAGVVERIPEAEQEKEGRSVRLTVHLQANFALNQPLSPFALAALELLDPESPSYALDVVSVIEATLEKPRQILSAQQKKARGEAVAAMKADGIDYDQRMAMLEEVSYPQPLAEILGEAFEVYRKAAPWVGDFELAPKSVVRDMYERAMNFGEFVQFYGLARSEGIVLRYLADGFKALRQTVPQDSLREDLEDLIAWLGELVRQVDSSLLDEWEELTSGVAPTPHDAPPPPPPSLTSNIRAFRVMVRNEMFRRVELFADEDAAALGEFDAGSGWDTERWEDALDDYFDEHEDIGTGPDARGPGLLMITEEPGIWRVRQIFDDPARNHDWGVSAEVDLAASDESGTAVVKVTSVNRL
- the uvrA gene encoding excinuclease ABC subunit UvrA, whose translation is MPKAVAEVPAVESFASVSANQPATPVRHDLSRLVVKGAREHNLRNVDLDLPRDAMIVFTGLSGSGKSSLAFDTIFAEGQRRYVESLSAYARQFLGQVDKPDVDFIEGLSPAVSIDQKSTSKNPRSTVGTITEIYDYMRLLWARVGRPHCPVCHEPITRQTPQQIVDQLLELESGTRFQILAPVVRGRKGEFVELFKELTAKGYSRARVDGDLVQLSDPPKLGKQFKHSIEVVVDRLVVKEGISQRLTDSIETALGLAEGRVLVEFVDLDAEDPARIRAFSENLACPNEHPLAIDEIEPRSFSFNNPFGACAACSGIGTKLEVDEELVVPNPELSLNQGAIAPWSLGTATTEYWNRLLDGLALELDFSMDTAWEKLPQEVRQTVLYGKDHKVVVQYRNRFGRERKYSTGFEGAIQYVHRKHGETDSDWARDRYEEYMRQVPCPACNGARLNPASLSVLINGKSIAEVAALPMRDCADFLGSLTLTDREAQIAHQVLKEIQARLTFLLDVGLEYLNLERPSGTLSGGEAQRIRLATQIGSGLVGVLYVLDEPSIGLHQKDNRRLIETLTRLRDLGNTLIVVEHDEDTIQEADWVVDIGPGAGEHGGQVVHSGSYKELLENTNSLTGDYLSGRRKIDIPAKRRKYDKKRELKVIGARENNLNNVDATFPLGLFTAVTGVSGSGKSTLVNEILYKVLANKLNGAKQVAGRHRSVAGLEHLDKVVHVDQSPIGRTPRSNPATYTGVFDNIRKLFAETTEAKVRGYQPGRFSFNVKGGRCEACSGDGTLKIEMNFLPDVYVPCEVCHGARYNRETLEVHYKGKTIADVLNMPIEEGAEFFAAFTPIARHLNTLVDVGLGYVRLGQPATTLSGGEAQRVKLASELQKRSNGRSVYVLDEPTTGLHFEDIRKLLMVLQGLVDKGNTVITIEHNLDVIKSADWIVDLGPNGGSGGGRIVATGTPEQVAKSTESHTATFLAEILG
- a CDS encoding trans-aconitate 2-methyltransferase, translating into MKWDPAKYVEFGNHRDRPFFDLTSRILAEDPRRVVDLGCGPGNLTATLATRWPGAAVVGLDSSAEMLAKAQLLAAAQPGLSFVHTDIAGWTPEADTDVVVSNAALQWVPGHLTMLAAWLEALKPGAWFALQVPGNFVAPSHVLMRELAGTAEWSGRLSGVLRHDDAVGEPADYLRIMLDAGCDADAWETTYQQLLPGADPVLEWVRGTGLRPVLAALPEDEARAFENQYAAALREAYPRDRHGTVFAFRRIFAVGQKRG
- a CDS encoding ABC transporter ATP-binding protein codes for the protein MLASLLLQRLAPFKAHVLAIVLLQLVQTGATLLLPTFNAKIVDDGLVAGNSEVILRLGAWMLVLTVIQVLAAVLAGYLGAIVAMKIGRGLRQELFDKIHSLPDQDVAAFGPASLVVRTTNDVLQLQNITVLVFSMLVAAPVMGIGGVILAVEQDVALSWIVFAIVPVLLVIMLLIVRKLVPLYREGQGLVDRINGVLREQILGTAIIRAFVRQPFEMKRFEAANDALTKNNLRSARIVAAMLPLVMTVVNLSSAGVVWLGGHRIIAGDMQLGALTAFIAYIMQILLAIMMAMYVLSTAPRAAVSAERVTEVLNTDSEKVLPGNTAGEMVARPSAEGLRFDNVVFAYPGAETPVVESITFHAAPGTTTAVIGSTGSGKSTIVSLVPRLLEASGGTISLNGRDIATVPLGALRNQLGVVPQETWLFRGTIAENLRISLPSATDSQLWHALETAQAADFVNELPQGLETTLSQGGAGLSGGQRQRLCIARAILRPASVYLFDDSFSALDTVTEAKLRAALEPELRGATVIIVAQRVNSVVSADQILLIDDGRLVAKGTHDELLESSATYREIVASQLETEEAA
- a CDS encoding GntR family transcriptional regulator, whose protein sequence is MSPLEFPGSWRPNQSSTVALYEQLRLRIIELADGGTLAVGSKLPAVRTLAEKLDVAPHTVARAYKELEAAGVVATRGRNGTVVCARDDRWSALAAVAASYSAAAKAQGASFAEAVQLLAAAYDAD
- a CDS encoding ABC transporter ATP-binding protein, whose amino-acid sequence is MSSEDGHLAVTAKPSRSLLRLVGLMKPARGIMTAAILCICGFVTLNVAAPKILGDATDVIAAAVFGAQFDAGRFVFLLLVAAGMYCVTSLLSWAQGRLNALAVQRLAYDLREAVEAKLHRLPLAYYDGRTRGDVLSRATNDLDNVSQTLNQLLSQLLTSTLMVIGSLAMMLLLSPLLAVVSLLAVPLSALASIVVTRRSQKYFVGQWEATGDVNSLVEETATGHETIKLFNAQSSMAVRFADHNDGLYAASSKAQFASGLLVPLMAFVSNASYVGVAIVGALQFLAGAMSIGGIQAFIQFNRLFSQPLGQIGGMAQVLQSCAVSASRVFELLDAAELTGEPSEQGSGARADGSSFDAPAGRVAFERISFSYRPDAPLIEDLSFHVEPGQTVAIVGHTGAGKTTLISLLMRFHELGSGRITIDGVDIAGMGRDALRRNFGVVLQDPWIFTGTIRENIEYGLPGASEADIVAAAEASHVDHFVRSLPNGYSTMLSNGGEPLSQGQRQLLSIARARLSGRPILILDEATSSVDTRTEVLIRQAMHRLRSNKTSFVIAHRLSTIRDADLILVMDHGRIVEHGTHHSLLQLGGHYARLHEAQFAAGGGELAAMPVKSAKHRAEQGEREANEPA